A DNA window from Limanda limanda chromosome 6, fLimLim1.1, whole genome shotgun sequence contains the following coding sequences:
- the LOC133003107 gene encoding nuclear pore complex protein Nup214-like codes for MSNSWREDDEEFKVGGAKGGLRTKPRFSFNEVRVLLEAVKMNRYIILRKFNQGVSAETKKQTWFEITNQINGLGENHREVRQIMKKWADLKCDGKRRIAMNRSPNLRKKNLGPVEKMVHKILLMSPSGECDSDQEPDDDEELSKLYSKGLTSNYSYLGLTDSSHSLPGGASYDMSPLSSPEKEPGDPFHSSSDFDVELGDDGERTMDFDENEDSLFSSAPASLPAPTPPASLDPLPDNALLRVKPVHTYSRSSQNHIQNHNYSRPMPGPSSSSAASTSSGFPSASDSKAAAAPPSSQSPTSSNVTGSSLPRPPPASSANDSTSDLASSSILPPSAPPPAPSAAVSSSSSAAPSSSVHRGSGSNPCDPLPAGASSRRVQDSVGQMATQSLQQQRASRMLLTSMSQSLEMLAQSVQLLVESQQEFVQESLLLQRETVDVLRDFSNTALTMLRDKGSSGLHLDPPPRF; via the exons GGAAGTTCAACCAGGGCGTTTCAGCTGAGACCAAGAAACAGACGTGGTTCGAGATCACGAATCAGATCAACGGCCTGGGAGAGAATCACCGAGAG GTGCGTCAGATCATGAAGAAGTGGGCGGACCTCAAATGTGACGGGAAGCGGCGCATCGCCATGAACCGGAGCCCGAACCTGAGGAAGAAGAACCTGGGCCCCGTGGAGAAGATGGTGCACAAGATCCTGCTGATGAGTCCCAGTGGGG AATGTGACAGTGACCAGGAGCCTGACGATGACGAGGAGCTGTCGAAGCTTTACTCTAAAGGTCTGACGTCCAATTACTCCTACCTGGGTCTGACGGACAGCTCGCACTCGTTACCTGGAGGAGCCTCCTACgacatgtctcctctgtcctcaccgGAGAAGGAACCTG GAGATCCCTTCCATTCCTCCTCCGACTTCGACGTGGAGCTGGGAGACGATGGAG AACGAACGATGGACTTTGATGAGAACGAGGACTCCCTGTTCTCCTCGGCTCCCGCCTCCCTCCCGGCGCCCACCCCCCCCGCCTCTCTGGACCCCCTCCCTGACAACGCCCTGCTGAGGGTCAAGCCCGTCCACACCTACTCCCGGAGCAGCCAGAACCACATCCAGAACCACAACTACTCCAGACCGATGCCgggtccctcctcctcctccgcggcctccacctcctccggtTTCCCTTCAGCATCTGACTCCAAGGCCGCCGCTGCACCTCCTTCCTCGCAGTCTCCTACGAGCTCCAATGTGACTGGCTCCTCCCTCCCCAGGCCCCCCCCGGCTTCCTCCGCCAATGACTCTACCTCTGACCTTGcctcatcctccatcctcccaccttccgctcctcctcccgctccctCCGCTgcagtctcctcctcctcctccgctgctccttcctcctcggTCCACCGCGGCTCAGGCTCGAACCCGTGTGACCCTCTGCCGGCCGGGGCGTCCTCCCGCCGCGTGCAGGACAGCGTGGGCCAGATGGCCACGCAgagcctgcagcagcagcgggcCAGCCGGATGCTGCTGACCTCCATGTCCCAGTCCCTGGAGATGCTGGCCCAGTCCGtccagctgctggtggagagCCAGCAGGAGTTCGTGCAGGAGTCTCTGCTCCTGCAGAGGGAGACGGTGGACGTCCTGAGGGACTTCTCCAACACGGCGTTGACCATGCTGAGGGACAAAGGCAGCAGCGGACTCCATCTGGACCCGCCTCCTCGCTTCTGA